The following are from one region of the Kwoniella dendrophila CBS 6074 chromosome 6, complete sequence genome:
- a CDS encoding tubulin alpha-1A chain → MREVISVHVGQAGVQIGNACWELYTLEHGLSPDGRLIEGSPHGGDDGFSTFFSETGSGKHVPRSLYVDLEPNVVDEVRTGTYRSLFHPETMITGKEDAANNYARGHYTIGKELVDNVLEQVRRLADNCSGLQGFFVFHSFGGGTGSGFGALLMERLSTDYGKKSKLEFSVYPAPKMSTSVVEPYNSVLTTHTTLEHSDCSFMVDNEAIYDICRRNLGITSPSFTNLNRLIAQVVSSITASLRFDGSLNVDLNEFQTNLVPFPRIHFPLATYAPVVSAEKGKYMACCLLYRGDVVPKDVNAAVANVRTKRTIQFVDWCPTGFKLGICNEPPALVPGGDLAKVSRSLCMLSNTTSIATAWARLDNKFDLLYSKRAFVHWYVGEGMEEGEFSEAREDLAALEKDYEEVGIDSVDAEEEEGEY, encoded by the exons CCCGATGGTCGTCTTATAGAAGGATCACCTCAcggtggtgatgatggtttctcaaccttcttctctGAAACCGGTTCTGGAAAACACGTTCCTCGATCTCTTTACGTTGATCTTGAACCAAatgtagttgatgaagttagAACTGGTACTTACCGAAGTCTCTTCCACCCTGAAACCATGATTACCGGAAAGGAAGATGCTGCCAACAATT ACGCCCGTGGTCACTACACCATCGGTAAAGAACTTGTCGACAACGTTCTTGAACAAGTTCGAAGACTCGCCGATAACTGTTCAGGTCTTCAAGGTTTCTTCGTCTTCCACTCTTTCGGTGGTGGAACAGGTTCAGGTTTCGGTGCTCTTTTAATGGAAAGACTTTCAACCGATTAcggtaaaaaatcaaaactcgAATTCTCAGTTTACCCAGCTCCAAAGATGTCTACTTCAGTAGTTGAACCATATAACTCTGTTCTTACCACCCACACCACCCTCGAACACTCTGATTGTTCATTCATGGTAGACAACGAAGC TATCTACGATATCTGCCGAAGAAACTTGGGTATCACCTCTCCCTCATTCACCAACCTTAACAGATTGATCGCTCAAGTTGTTTCCTCCATTACCGCCTCTCTTCGATTTGACGGTTCCCTCAACGTTGACTTGAATGAATTCCAAACTAACTTGGTACC TTTCCCTCGTATCCATTTCCCTCTTGCTACCTACGCTCCAGTCGTGTCtgctgaaaaag GAAAATACATGGCTTGTTGTTTACTTTACCGAGGTGATGTTGTTCCTAAGGATGTCAACGCCGCTGTCGCCAATGTCCGAACCAAACGAACCATTCAATTCGTCGATTGGTGTCCTACCGGTTTCAAACTTGGTATCTGTAACGAACCTCCTGCTCTTGTACCAGGTGGTGATCTCGCCAAGGTTTCTCGATCCCTTTGTATGCTTTCAAACACAACATCTATCGCTACTGCCTGGGCTCGTCTCGACAACAAATTCGACTTGCTCTACTCCAAGCGAGCTTTCGTTCACTGG TACGTTGGTGAAGGtatggaagaaggtgaattcTCAGAAGCACGAGAAGATTTGGCAGCTTTGGAGAAAGATTACGAGGAAGTCGGAATTGATTCagttgatgctgaagaagaagagggtgAATACTAG